DNA sequence from the Leptospira bouyouniensis genome:
TTTTGGGATTGGATGAAAATATCTTGGTTTTTGTAGTTTCTTTCGATATGATATAGGAACGATTTGTTCAAATCGATTTGCAATGTTATCGAAATCATTCAGTATTATTTTTTGTGACAAGAAAGCGCACTTCCTGAAGCGCCGTAGCAAATTGAAGTGGAATTCTCACATCGAACTACCCCACCCATTGCGAGCATCCCACCTTCACTCTTTGGATTGGTCAATTCTGAAAGCATTTTAACTATAGGTGAGTCATCACCTGCAATAATTCTAATTTGCTTGCAGACCAAGTCATGCCCGGCGGCCTCATTCGGTTTTTCGTCTTTACTGAAAATGGAAGATGTAACTGATAAAAAGAAAAGAATGAATAGAAAATTTTTCATGAGCTAACTTAAGATTAGGCTAAAGTCTAGTCAAGGCCATTAGATATGGCTATCACCCGAATCCAGGACATCTAAAATTTCCAAATTGCGCTTTTTATTTACTTTACAAAATAAAGCAAATAAGTAAAGTTTATATGTGGCACCAACTTATTCATTGGAAAAAATAAAAAAGCTAATTCGAGAAAATAAATGCGGTATGACTGTAAGTGCCACTAAGGATGCTTTTGAGTATTTTACTTTGAATCAAGATGAAGCTATTGAAGAAGTTTTAGATTTAAAGAAGGAAAATTTTAAAAAAACAATGCCATCGAAACAAGTGGTAGGTTTATTTCAAGACGTATATAAAAAGAGTATTTCTGGAAAAGACGCATATATTAAACTGCAGATTTCAAAGAAAGGAGATGCGGTTATTATTTCTTTTCATGATTACACTTAAGAGGAGTTAAAAAGATGGCAAGGGATAAAGTTTGGGTTGATTGTCCAATTTGTGGTGAAGAAAAATCTATGGAATTTAGGAAAAACCAGGTTTTCAAAGTTTCGAATAAAGACATTGGAGAAATTAATGTTGGAGGATTATCTGGTTATTTTTGTAAATCCTGTTCAGAAGGTTTTTATGACATTAGTTCAAGGAATAAAATTAAATTTGCTATTTCAGAAGCAAAAGCAAAAGCATTATCAGAAATAGTGAAGGCTGCAGAAGTGGAAACTATTACGAGATTAGCTAAAGAATTACATACTTCAAAAACATATGCAATTCAAGCCATGCGAGAAGGAAAAGTTTCATCGGTTTTTGTTGCTGGGGAAATGCGTCCTTTTAAGAAGAGTATTGAGCAAGCGAAGGCATTATATTTAGCAAGAAAAAAGAAAAAACTGGTAAACCATTAAAATAAGGTTAACTCCAATATTACATTGCTAATTTGGTTTTTTTACCGCTTCTTCAAAACCAACGTCAATTATTTCGAAAAGCCTTTTTAAATGAGAGTCTGATTCGATGAAATTTCTGAAAGTATTTGGCTGTAATTCATTAGAATTATTTTCTTGAAAAAAAGTAATAAATTTCGCAGCATTCGCATCAGTTATTTTGCTGAAAGATTGAAAAAGAGCTTCTGTAAAGATTTCTTCCATCGGATAAATTACGGGGAACTTAGCGACATATTCTTTAGTAAATTTAAAGAATATAAAATGACCCAAAGGTGACGTATAAAAAAGTTTTTTACTCTGGTTTAATGAAGGATCATCAGCTTCTGTAAATAAATGAGGATTAGATTTACACAAAACTCTTTCTTTATTTAAAAAATATAATTCGAATGAATATACTTTACTCGGAATTATGTTATTTTTATTTTCATACAATGCCCGGTATAGGAAAACATAATGCCAATATTGATCGTATGCTTTCCCTAACTTGTCTGAAGTTTTTGAAAGGTCAACGTATGTATGAAAATCTGGAATCGATTTCTGTGTTTTATACGCCCATTCAGCAATTAGTTGTTTGTTTATTTTAGATCGTTCGCTTGCTAAAAGCTCTAGAGAATCTCTTAAACTTATTTTCGCCGTGTTGAGGAATTGATCAACTTTAGTTCTTGCCTCTTGATACTTATCCCAACTGTTGTTGCTAAATGCCAAATTTAACCTTTGCTACCAATAATTAGATCCTCAAGCGGATTTTTTTCGGATAAGAAATCTTCAAATAGTTTATCTGATAGTTTATTTTCCTCAAGAACTATATATGGGTTGTAAAGTTCAGCATGATTTTCTTCTTCTTTACTTGCGGCTCTGATTCCTGACAAAATATCTGAATCATCTCCCATAATTAAGTTAATTTCTTCGATTGTCTTAGTCATTTTCCTAATTTTCGATGCTCCTTAGCACCGCCTGAGCACAAAAAATCTGCTCTAATATAACTCGGTTTTTTCTTTTATTTAGACTCTCCGCTTATCGAACGGATATTAATCACCAAAAGGGGATTACGACCACGTTTTCTAGCGTGTTTCCTCAATCGTCAATTTTTTTTAGTATCTGCATTGAAAAAATTCAATTTTCTTTCGAATATTAACTTTTTCACCTAAAAAGCATATTTTTCTGCCTTAGCTAAGGCTCCTTTTCTTTCCCGGTGCTTTAATTTGCGAAGTCAGCGTATTCACATATTTCTCGTACAGCTCAAAAAGGAACTCTACTCTCTCAGATTCAGACTGGAATGGCTTCGACCGGTAAGCCTTGTCCACGGCTTTATCCAGCTTGTTGTGAGCATCTCTAAGAACTTTTGGCATGGTTAGTGGGTCGTAGAGATCAGCGAGTGAAGATTTAGGGAATTGAGCTCTTGCATCCAAAACCGATTGAGCAAGCAAATCGATTTCTTCCTTTTGTTTTTCGGTGGCATATTCTGGCCATGGGAAATTATTATAAACCAACGAATTAGAATATCTATAATCACTTTTAAGTCTACCTGCAATTCTTCTCATCCATGCATTATGCATCAATGATGTAAGAACTCCAAAATGGTACAAATTTGCTCCCGGTAAAGCAGTACAACTATCATTGACAATATGGTCTGGTGTGAAAAATCCAATGGGAAGATAAATTCGATTCTCTGAAGATGTTCGCGGAAATAGAAGGAAGTTTTGCTGAGGTTGTCTTGGCTCTGCAAATTGAGCTGGATAATTTCCCATTTCTTTCGTTTTTCCTTTTGTGCTTGATAATCGAAATTCTTTGACTTTTTGTATTCGATCTAAAACCTTTGGCATATTTTTTAAATCTTTTGGTTCAGATTCTGCAAGATAAAGAACATACCTATTTCTTCCGTTAATATACTCATCTCCGCTTAAAATTTTTCTGAAATATTTTTTGGCTCCAGGTTCGCTCTTTAAAAATTCGTCCATTTCTTCTTCAGTGAAAAGATAATTTCCATCATCTACTATTTTATTCCCATAGACCATCTCTGGTAC
Encoded proteins:
- a CDS encoding type II toxin-antitoxin system MqsR family toxin; amino-acid sequence: MAPTYSLEKIKKLIRENKCGMTVSATKDAFEYFTLNQDEAIEEVLDLKKENFKKTMPSKQVVGLFQDVYKKSISGKDAYIKLQISKKGDAVIISFHDYT